The Hordeum vulgare subsp. vulgare chromosome 7H, MorexV3_pseudomolecules_assembly, whole genome shotgun sequence DNA window tatgttcttacttcaatgacgatttgagtagatactagagtatttgcttaatgaatcacaagtctgaaatattgaaaagttcaattctgtttcagagtgaagttcgtcgtaacaagaggataaactgtctacgatatgatcatagaaatgaatatctgagtaacgagttttggtacgcagttaagacaatgtggaaattgtttcgcggttcatgccacctagaacatcatagtgtgatgatgtgtctgaacgtcatagccacacactatttggtatggtgcatgctatgatgtctcttatcgaattaccactatcgtttatgggttaagcattagagacaaccgcattcactttaattagggcaccacgtatttccgttgagatgacacagtatagactgaggtttagagaaatctaaactgtcgtttcttgaaagtttggggtttcgacacttatgtgaaaaagtttcagtctgataagctcgaacccaaagcggataaatgcatcttcataggatatccaaaacagttgggtacatctcctatctcagatccgaaagcaaagtgtttgtttctagaaacggatcctttctcgaggaaaggtttctctcgaaagaattgagtgggagggtggtagaacttgataaggttattgaaccatcacttcaaccagtgtgtagcaggccgcaggaagttgttcctgtggcgcctacaccaattgaagtgaaagctgatgatggtgatcatcgagcatcaaatcaagttactacaaatctcgtaggttgacaaggtcgcgtactactgcagagtggtacggtaaccctgtcttcgaggtcatgttgttgagcaacagtgaacctacgagttatggagaaagcaatgatgggcccggattccgacaaatggctggaagccatgaaatccgagagaggatccatgtatgaaaacaaagtgtagactttggaagaactacttgatggtcataggactattgagtaaagatggatctttaaaaggaagacagacgatgatggtgataagtcactattaagaaaagctcgacttgtcgcaaagatgtttccgacaagatcaaacagttgactatgatgagactttctcactcgtagcgatgctaaaagtctgttagaattatgttagtagttgctgcattatttatgaaatattgcacataggatgtcaaaacattgttttctcgacggtttccttgagcaaacattgtatgtgatacaaccaggaggttttgtctatcctaaagatactaacaagtatgcaagcgccagcaatccttcaatggactggtgcaagcatctcggagttggaatatacactttgatgagatgatcaaagattttgggtttgtacaaggtttatgagaaacttgtatttccaaagaagtgagtgggagcactatagaatttctgataagtatatgtggttgacatattgtggatcagaagtaatgcagaatttctgtaaagcatacaaggttgtttgaaaggagttttcaaaggaatacctggattgagctacttgaacgttgagcatcaaagatctatggagatagatcgaaagcgcttaatggaagtttcaacaagatgcatgccttgacaagttttgaaggagttcaaaatagatcagcaaagaaggagttcttggttgcgttgtaaggtgtgaatttgagtaagacgcaaaacccgaccacggcagaataaagagaatatacgaaggtcgtcttctgtgccttagccgtagactctaaagtatgccatgctaagtaccgcacctgatgtgtgccttgcagcaagtctgttgagaggtacagagagtgatccatgattgaatcactagcagcgctcaaaatttatccttagtaactgatggactaaggaatttttctcgattatggaggtggttaaagagttcgccgtaaagggttacgtcgatgtaagctttgacactaatccgaataactatgagtagtgaaacggattcgtatagtagagtagatatttggagtatttccgaatagcacatagtagcagcatctataaggtgacataaagatttgtaaagaacacacggatctgtaaatttcagaaccgttgactgaaacctctctcatgagcaagacgtgatcagaccccataactatatgggtgttggattcgttggaatcacatggtgatgtgaactagattattgactctagtgcaagtgggagactgttggaaatatgacctagaggcaataataaattagttattattatatttctttgttcatgataatcgtttattatccatgctataattgtattgattggaaacacaatacttgtgtggatacatagacaaaaacactgtccctagtaagcctctagttgactagctcgttgatcaaagatggccaaggtttcctggccataggcaagtgttgttacttgataacgggatcacatcattaggagaatcatgtgatggactagacccaaactaatagacgtagcatgttgatcgtgtcattttgttgctactgttttctgcgtgtcaagtatttgttcctatgaccatgaggtcatataactcactgacaccggaggaatgctttgtgtgtatcaaacgtcgcaacgtaactgggtgactataaagatgctctacaggtatctccgaaagtgttagttgagttagtatggatcgagactgggatttgtcactccgtgtgacggagaggtatctcggggcccactcggtaatacaacatcacacacaagccttgaaagcaatgtgacttagtgtaagttgcgggatcttgtattacggaacgagtaaagagacttgccggtaaacgagattgaaataggtatgcggatactgatgatcgaatctcgggcaagtaacataccgaaggacaaagggaatgacatacgggattatatgaatccttggcactgaggttcaaacgataagatcttcgtagaatatgtaggatccaatatgggcatccaggtcccgctattggatattgaccgaggagtctctcgggtcctgtctacatagttctcgaacccgcagggtcagcacacttaaggttcgacgttgttttatgcgtatttgagttatatggttggttaccgaatgttgttcggagtcccggatatgatcacggacgtcacgagggtttcggaatggtccgcaaaagaagattgatatataggatgacctcatttgattaccggaaggttttcggagttaccgggaatgtaccgggaatgacgaatgggttccgggtgttcaccggggggggggcaacccaccccggggaagcccataggccttgggggtggcgcaccagcccttagtgggctggtgggacagcccaagaaggccctatgcgccataggaagaaaatcaaagagaaaaggaaaaaaaaagaggaggtgggaaaaggggggaaggactcctccttccaaacctagttggactcggtttggaaggggagggttgcccccttggctcgaccgacccccttgggagtccttggaccccaaggaaaggctccccctcctccccctatatatacggaggttttagggctgatttgagacaactttgccatggcagcccgaccacatatctccacggtttcacctctagatcgcgtttctgcggagctcgggcggagccctgctgagataagatcaccaccaacctccggagcgccgtcacgctgccggagaactcatctacctctccgtctctcttgctggatcaagacggccgagatcatcgtcgagttgtacgtgtgctgaacgcggaggtcccgtccgttcggcactagatcgtgggactgatcgcgggacggttcgcggggcggatcgagggacgtgaggacgttccactacatcaaccgcgttcactaacgattctgttgtgcggtctacaagggtacgtagatcgaacatcccctctcgtagatggacttcaccatgataggtcttcgtgcgcgtaggaaattttttgtttcccatgcgaagttccccaacagagagtccacgaagaagtggccttgtctattccaccacggctcccGTCCACactggactagcctcactcagggtagatcttcacgaaataggcgatctccttgcccttacaaacatcttggttcaactccaaaacacgaagtaggaggctcccaggcgacacctaaccaatctatgaggcaccaccctccaaaaggtaatagatgtggtagaacgatgaactccttgctcttgtgcttctaaaggtagtctcctcaacactcaaccactctctcttagatttggcaggggtacgagagattgatcttgtggaaagctacttggggaggctagagatcaagtttcaaatggtaggaatggaatatcttgatctcaacacgtaagtaggtggctctctctctcagaaatatgaacctggcaatgaagtgtgtgttttgagttcttcctctacgaatgagaggtaggtggaggggtatatataggcagcacacaaaatccaaccgttacaccatgattgaccaactcggtgacaccgaagttacaagctcgatggtaccgacttgctcaaaaggcaataactttgaatctcggtggaaccgatctacacaactcggtggcaccgaaaaggtgactaacggtcagatgacacaactcggtgacaccaatactcaaactcggaaattccaacttCGTGTATcggggcaacagaaagttggtcgcaTGAACTCGGTAGCACGAATGCAGTTTCGTTTGCACCGAAGTGGTAGTGTTTGgctaggatctgtctaagtgtgaaatcggtagggccgagtagaaattgttggtggcatcgattttagacatttggcttgggacagatatatttcgtggaagagtggctgagtatttttggtggctaactctaagcacttgagcaaccaattcatcataatacctcatccccttttaatagtattgactttccgatggactcaaatgtgatttctcacaaaagtgtaaaatgaagaggctTCTTACTTGAAGCGTGAGCCAATCTTATTTCTTCCTTCattaaggggcatctccactcaatcctatagccaaagcatattttaaacttttttgaaatatacttggaaaaaactcattagtccagtgatgcatatgctgtgattaattaccaaaaccaccttagagaGCCATTGTGTTTTCACATATGTtgcgattaattaccaaaaccaccttagggagcaattgtgctttcagacaATCCACCATCATCATAGAATTACGATGCCGCCACACACAGGATGAGGCCGCTGTCTTGCCTCACCTAGCCACCGTGTGCCAAATTGAATCCAACGGCAAGATCGGCCGGCGCCCAAGAACGATGGCCATCCTCCTGCCACTGCGCAAGGGCTTGGTATGGAGGGGTGTCGGAAGTGATTGATTCGGGGTTCTTGGTCGCCATTCAAGGGACCATCAGATCTGGGCATAGAACCCACAAGCGCATCCGTCAAGGCCGCTGCCTTCACCCATCATGGACACCGTGCTTGCCGAACGAGCCATGCCCTGAGCCTCCCGCTGCATCTTGCAGTCCAGAGGCACGTCGCCCCCACCTCTTAGCGCAAGCCAATAAAAACGCCTCGTCGCTGGTGTCAACGGAGCATGTCCAGCTTTGCTGGCTGGCGCCTTTTTTGGTGGCTAGACGAAGGAAGGGAGTGGAGGACGGCCGGCGGCCCGACGGTTTCTCCCCCTGGGTCGCGAAGGAGGGCGGCGCGGTGGTCTAGCTAGCTAGGTACATTTTGGATGCAGTTATTTCTTCGTGTGCTTCTTACTTCTTAGCCTAGATTGCCAAGGAATTGTAATTCGAGTTGTACTACACtactatgtactccctccgttcttaattaTAAGTCTTTGTAAAGATTTTAGTAGTGGACTACGTACGAATGTATATAGTCAtagtttagagtatagattcaatcattttgcttcgtatgtagacccttagtgtaatcgcttaaaagacttatatttaggaacggaaggagtactTGAGTTCTGATTGGAATGAAAATTTGACGCCTTGAGCGCCTTCCCCCTTTtaaaaacaaaatgaaaaaacAAAATCTTTGCTGTACATTTCTCCTTAACAAAGGGTTGACAAATCACATCACAAGCACTCTAAAACGGCAACAAAAGTTACCAAAATCATCATCAAGCTGACGCCTAATCCTGCACAATCACCGCCGGCACTTCCCGATCGTCCAGCCTCTCCAACATCTGTGTTTCTCCGGCTTCGAGGACCTCCAGGACCTCCCTCAGCACGCGCTCCTCGTCCACCGAcagctcctccatggcctcctccAGCTGCGCCACCAGCTCCGGATCGAACACCGCGCGCTCTCCGTGTTCCGCGGACTCGGACGGcgccgccgtcacgctgccgaacttTGGCGTGACGTAGGAGCCCGGCGAGAACATCTGCCCGCCGCCGAGCAGCCAGTCCCTCAGGCTGCCGGACTTGCTGAAGTCGAAGCCCGGCGTCGCGCTCAGCTCGCCGAGCTGCCTCGCCCTCGCCCGCCTCTTCGCGCCGCCGGGCGCCTCCCCTAGTCCCGGAGCGCTGCTCGCGGTGGCCATCGAGTCTTGCTCCGTGGAGCTGCTCCGCGGCGGCGGCTCCACCGGCGCATCTGGTTCGAATTCCCTGCTCCCTGTGACCATCGCGCCTTGCTCCGAGgagctgctcagcggcggcggcTCCACCGTCGCATCTGGTTCGGATTCCCTGCTCCCTGTGACCATCGCGCCTTGCTCCGAGgagctgctcagcggcggcggcTCCACCGGCGCGTCTGGTTCGGATTCCCTGCTCCCTGTGGCCATCGCGCCTTGCTCTGAGgagctgctcagcggcggcggcTCCACCGACGCGTCTGGTTCAGGCGCTGCTGGTGCTGTTACAGGCTCCGCTTTCTCCGGCGAGGCACACCGCGAAACCAGGGCGTCGAACTCCTCCAGCGTGCGGAAGCTGACGGCCCTCCCGGCCGCGCCATCCGATGCGCACCGGGGCGACAAGGTTTCGCCGCCGCCTGTTTTCCGATCGTCGCCTCGCTCATCGGCTCCTTCGGCGGTGTTCTCTTCCTCCAGCCCGGCGAGAAGGTCAGACACGTTGATCGTCTCGATCTTGGCCGGCGCCGGCGCGGGGGGCTGGTCGGCGGCGGCGTCGACCTTGCTCGTCCTGGCGGCGGAGCTGGGGGTGCGGAGGAGGGCCAGGAACTGGTCGCCGTTGGTCTTGGAGTTGGAGAGGATGATGTCCTCGACCAGGCTGCTCTTCTGGAACCCCTGGTTGGTCTTCTCTCGCAGGCTCCCTGACCTGGTCAGGACCTTGGAGGAGATGCACCCCATCGTTGGGCCGATCGATGATCTCCCGCCCTCAGCAGTCTATCTCGAACTTCTTGACACGCAGCGAAACAGAAGATCAGAAGTCTGAAACTGCATGTATCTTAAGGACAGCTCTCCAGATCATCTGAATTCTGTAGTATTAAGATAAGGAGAAGAATTACACCTACCTACCTGGGTTGTTGAAAAGATCCTCGATTCTACCGAGCTTGGACCGTCGACGGAGCGAGAAGGGAGGCGATTTGGAGCAGATTAGCAGCGGGGCAGCACATGGAGAGCACCGTGGAAAAGATCAAATCATGGCTGCAATTAATACGAGATGCACGGAGGCTTCCAAACGGAAGCGGCTGCCTCCCGTGGTTTTCGAGTCAACAAATGGCTTCTTAGTTTAATGGATCAAGAATTGTGGTGATACTACTATGATTTTTGTACGTAAAAAAAGAATGTGGTCATATGGACCAACGGGCGCCACGCCGCGCCACCAACCCCAGTTTGAACCCTCGGCGTTGGCAGTGACGTGGTGAAATGACGGAATAAGCGTCGGCTTGCTCGGCAATTTGAAACTTGACCATATAAAACGATCCTGTTTCCGATTTGTTGGTGGTGGCATTGCTGTGGTTTCCGTCTGAGCTGTGGGCAGCCTTGGACGCATGAGTGCACCTTCAATATGCCGCCGCCTAGTCATGAGGAGTGGGCTCCGCTAGTAGAAAAGGCCGTCATGCCGCGATAGAACGGGAGGAATGGAAAAGTCGTCCGCGTGGCGGGAGCGCCAACTGTGACCGGGTATCCACCGTCCGCTGCTCGTTCGACGGTGCAGGATCGGGTGGAGTCGTTGGAGGTCCCGCTGCGCCCAATAACCCCGGCGCCACGGCACACATGCACCCCGCCGCCGTACGGCAACTCAGACCCCAGACGGTGCCGATATCGACTTTCCAGCACATTTCTATTATCGTTCACCGAACTTTCTCTGTACGATACCAACAAGAGGAGGATGTGTACTCACGGGAACACGTCTCGAAAGCGCACGCTAGAACGATGGACGATACGGTGGGATATGAGCTTTGCTAGAACTACGGATGTTATACATAATTTCTACTGATGAGGCTGAGATGGATTGTTTTAATTAGTGATTAAAGGATGAGGCCGGCCTCGTCCTGAAAATCAGGGAGAGATTAGTGAGGGGACAAGAGTTTGTCTGTAACTTCCTGTAAAAACAACCCGTAAGTCTAGCATTTTTGTGGGATATTATGATCCACGAACCAACAAGTCGGATTTGCTTGCTGGCAAATTTGAAGCCTGCCGGTCCACGAAATAATGCCGTGGTCAAGGGAAAACAAACTTAATATTCCAAGCGAGGGATGACAACCAAGCACTAAGCACGCGATTGTTGgggccttgggggggggggggggcgtaaaCGCTCATCATCCACTGCATAAACTAGGGAGCCATGAACCGTTCGTTAGCTAGCCACGTATATTTGGACGTCGGACGGTGACATCGGAGACAACAATGTCCTCAAATGTAGCGGACCCTTTTCACGGGCACTGAGAGAGATGGGTTGTTCTAGATTGATGATGTTTTCTGTCTTCAGCCTTCATTGTGATATACCAAGTTACCAAGTTTTAGCGCATTTTGAACTAACCATTACTTGGATAGCGAGAATCTTGCGGTGGAGCTACCTCAgtcaagattttttgcaggctttTCATTGCAAATATCTTGGTGCTAGGGGTCTATGCCGTGCCAGTGGACTAAGGGGTGCTCATGACGACTTCATCAATGTTAAGATATGCCAACTcagtgttttcttttttttgcggGAATAATATTTGTATTACTCAATATGAGGGTCTTTACTATCATCCAAGACCAACTTCAAAACATTCTCAGGAACAGAACTAACCCAAGTCATAGTTCTACCTTCGATTCTACCAAAACTAGCAAGGCGATCAGAAGCTTTATTTTAAGATCTAGGGATAATAGTAATACAAGTTTTTCTAAGACTCGTAAGATATTTGATTTCACTAACTAGTGAAGCATACACCGATCGATCCGGTTCACCGCTTGAAATCATCGCCATAATTGTGCCGAGTCCATCTCTATCAAAATTGGCAGGTCGGATCGTTGAATGGCAAAGGAAATCCCTTCCATACAAGCACACAGTTCGGCCACCACAGCATCTCTGCAAGAGAAAAGAGATCTGCAAGAGGAGAACATAATAACCCCCAGGTTGTCCCTTAGGATCATACCTGCCCCAGCACCACCATCTTCCAAGAAAGAGACATATGTGTTCAGTTTAACCCAACCTGATGGGGGTGGTTTCCAAGGGGCAGCAGGAATAATCTCTCCTACTCTTTTTGATGGGGTTTTGCTGAAACTATAACTCCGTTTCCCTTTGATCAGATCCTCAGAAGAGCCTTCATTAATGCTTGATAACGCCTTAACATAATCCTGCACGAATTCCACCGAGACCGACACTGGAGGAGGAGGTTTAGAGTGTACTAGTTGATTGGAACATACTAACTTCTCCAAAAGATTAGCAGCAGCAAACCCCTCTATAGTTCAGACGGTGGGGCGAGCATATGAAGCAGCCACTCCTTCCCAATTCTTTCCATCATTTCCAACGCTGGAGGTTCCCACACTTTGGCCATAGCAAGGTATAGATCCCTGCCAAACTGACATTTAAAGAAAGGATGAAAgttatcctcctcctccatacCACAAACTGGACAACGGCTAGTTACTTCCAACCGAATCTTATGCTTATTTCTCCAAGTTGGAAGCGAATCGATCGACAGTCTCCAAGCGAAGTTTTTTACTGTTCGTGGCACTTTGCAGTTCCATATATACTGCCAGCAGCTTCTGCTTCCATCCGCTGTCATACTAGAAGAGACCGCATACTCTCTGATGGACTCATCGAATGCGAACATATATGCTGATTTTACTGTGAACACCCCCATGTTTGCAGGCACCCAAGCAATAACATCCTCCTCCAGCCTTGGAGAAGCTCTAATCTTCAGAATTTCAGACACATCCGCCGGCATGAAGTACCTCTGTAGTAGCTGAAGATTCCAGGATCCATTACTGTTAAGAAAATCTGAAACAAATCGAATGCAACATCGACCTTGTGAAGATATTGGCTTAAAAGAGTGAGGTCGTGGGATCCAATTATCTCGCCACACTCGAATGTTTTGACCGTTCCCAACACGCCAAATGATTCCTTTCTTCAGAAGATCAAGACCATGACTAATAGCCTGCCAAGACTAGGGCGCATTACCTGAGAAAACAATATCCATAAGATTGCCACGAGGATAAAATCTAGCTTTTAGGATTCGTGCACATAGACTATCACGCTTAGTAATGAGCCGCCATGCTTGGCGAGCCAGTAACGCCTGATTGAACAGCCGGAAGTCTCAAAACCCTACACCTCCTCTATCTTTAGGCTGTAACAAGTGATGCCATCCTCTCCAGCGTACCTTTCTCTTTCCCTTCTTTGAGCCCCAATAGAAGTTCCTAACCATCTGAGTTAGATCATCACAAAGAGCGAATGGAAGTTTGAAAACTCCCATGATGTAGGTAGGAAGTGCTTGAGCTACAGCCTTGATAAAAACCTCCCGGCCAGGTTGGGCAAGATACTGTCgggtttcgggctccgcaaaaccctaaagattcgaactcaggggcgcgtGCGGAGGCCACCCGACAGCTTTGGCTCGCTTGAATCGCTACTCGCACGGGATGgcggagaactcactcgatggtgagaaagacacagaacacgacagtttatccaggttcgggccgctgagaagcgtaataccctactcttgctttggtggattgcctcacgTGGAGgttgtggatgaactagtacagtgttcgagggcctccggaggccaggtggcctttgtgtggtgccattGGGCGAATAAATGAATC harbors:
- the LOC123408397 gene encoding proteoglycan 4-like translates to MGCISSKVLTRSGSLREKTNQGFQKSSLVEDIILSNSKTNGDQFLALLRTPSSAARTSKVDAAADQPPAPAPAKIETINVSDLLAGLEEENTAEGADERGDDRKTGGGETLSPRCASDGAAGRAVSFRTLEEFDALVSRCASPEKAEPVTAPAAPEPDASVEPPPLSSSSEQGAMATGSRESEPDAPVEPPPLSSSSEQGAMVTGSRESEPDATVEPPPLSSSSEQGAMVTGSREFEPDAPVEPPPRSSSTEQDSMATASSAPGLGEAPGGAKRRARARQLGELSATPGFDFSKSGSLRDWLLGGGQMFSPGSYVTPKFGSVTAAPSESAEHGERAVFDPELVAQLEEAMEELSVDEERVLREVLEVLEAGETQMLERLDDREVPAVIVQD